The genomic stretch tccctctctaGACTTTGTTGTTGGCTGTTCAGGTTCTCTTTGTGTCCCTACACTTTAACCAGATTTGTGAGCTGTTCAGCGTAAAATAGTCCCTACCATgctttaaataactgtttttcATTGTATACACTGTGCAAGATGTGTGCCTTTATACTccaaaattatttaattttatattttgtaatctttttttaaaacaaaggtAAAAGGTTATTTTAATAATAGGGTGTTTACTTTGACATGCATTATTTCCAACTTTATTTTCAACCCTCTGCTCAACCTTCCTCCACTCCAACACCTCTGTATTTAGATTTGTTCATGTTATTCAGTCAGTTAAACAAAACCATTCTAATGATTGTGTTTTAACcaataacaaaaaaagtgaatagCTGTCTTAAATTTGAACATTGTGGATCAGTTTCAATCCTGTAAATTCAAATCCATCGTTCTGATTTATTCAGTGTGTGCAGGAATCCCTGTCCTCCTCAGAGTGAGGCGGTGTCTGCTGATATTAATCCCTTGTTCGTTCACGCTGGTCCTGCCTTTATAAAGAACGTGCGTGGAAGTGCAttgtggaatgtgtgtgtgttgtgattgtgttttgtcGTGCTCGTCCTCGCTAACTGACTGCTTCCCCACTCTGCAGGAGTCTGTCAGCATCTTCATCACATTTACCCTCTTACCACTGATGCAGTCACATTTCAGGAATGTGTTTGTCCAAACTTTCACTTACCTTTGATGTACAACTCCAACTCATTTCTGAAACAGGTTTAGGTTCTCTTGCTCCCTTACCTCCATCTTTGTAGTGTAACCCAGATCACTTAGGTGTTATCAGGGGGGTTATCAGCTGATAGTTCTTCCCGAGTCAGTGGTTAGTTGATATTTCTGTGTTCTTTCACTATTAATGGGCTGTTTTGTTTCTATGGTAATGTAGCTCATGCTGTACATAGGTCGTGTCATAAAGAAAAGGGGGAAAGAGGGAACACAATCATCTTCTAGTCTGCTTTGCTCTGTTTGGCTGTGGAGGCTTCCCTGTAGTCAGACATAAGcaagtgcatgctgggagagtgagtatttttcagttttgtttgggGAATATTAACTGTGGATCTCATGTAAGAAAGGCGATGGTGATGCCAGACTTTTACAGCTGCAAATTAAAGACAATAATAACACACGCACCCCTGCTGCTGTatcttaaaatgaatacatCCTTGCTTTTGTGACTTCTCTCACTAATGAGCTCCTTCACCCATGCTTCACCCGCCCACCATTCAACCTGCTGCCACCATTAACTTGCCAAAAGCATCTTTCAGCAGTCAGAACTACCCCACATGAGCTTAAAGAACATTGTGTTTCGTATAATGTGTCTGAactgaaattgttttttggagttttttagttgttttttttttttaaacgtgtACTGGTAGATGGAGCGAGATGTGCATCGGGGTTGGGTGAAAATGTCCAAAGTTATGGAAAAAAACAGCCCTGTGTTCAAGTGTTGTGGGAACATTTGATTGCAAATGCAAATGACTGGAGGCCAGGCGAGATCTGCAGAGCTGGAAAAAATTTCCTTTGGCCTTAAGATCACATCTTtgtagagaaaaaaacatttagagagTATTTGAATCCTTTAAATTTGCATGTGGAAGTCAAGTCAACACACACCAGGCCAGGAAACATCGCTCCTGCAGTCGAGCTTTGGTCTCACAACAGTCCCGAGTACTTTTAGACTACATCTAAAAGACTTAagcattactgtgtgtgtatgtgtgagtgtgtgtgtgtgtgtgtgtgtgtgtgtgtgtgtgtgtgtgtgtgtgtgtgtgtgtgtgtgtgtgtgtgtggtgtttattGCTGTCTGACAATGGTTGGTGAGAGTTCCCTTTCAGTGGTAGAGAGGCCAAAATGTTGATGTATGTTTATTGTTCTTCAcatttaatgatgatgataataataatacactccATTCCATAAGCCTTCACTCAAACCAATTAAAGCACTTGTTCTGCTTAACTCAAAGTCTACCTCTGATggatttttctttgttgtttacaATTCCATGTCCCATATTTATTCCTTCGTTATAAAATTCCTTACATATGTTTGGTTTACTGATGCtctatatttaaaatgaaatatttcacacTCATGTTAATACTCAGCCTCTGttaaggaagagaggaaaaaagaaatggcTTCCCCGTGACTCTTAAATGAACAGTCAAAGAAAAGGAGCTTCGCGGGGTTTAATTGTCCCAGTTTGTGTCACCATGTGTCATTTTTGCGGCATTGTTTGTGACTGTTAATCTCGTGCATCAGTGTCATCCCCAGTTAAAAAGTCTGCCGTTGCCGCCGATATCAAATACATTTCACCCAACATATGAAGTAATAATTAAATTTGGAGAAAAATAGATAGGCtacacaaaaaaactgaaagatgAACAAAAACGAAAGGTGTTGAGGAAACCCGCTTCTttcttgctttttaaatgtatttttgtttgtttgttggatCATCATAATGATAAACCAAACGGGGTCTGTTTTACTAATTGTACCAGAGGGAGTCGCGCTTTGGAAATAGGCTACACATACAAGTGTGCCGGTGGAACAAAGGAAGCATTTGGGCTACATGTTGATCCTAGTTGGATGTGAAGCATCATAACGTCGCAGTCGCTAAAATCGTTGCACTCTGCATCATTTACACACTTGAATttagcaacaaaaaaagagactgtAGTGATGTTCTTTAAATAGCCTGATGCATAATTCAGTGTAGTCTGATGGCAGATGTGaagcagtaaaatgctgttGCTGTGGTGTTACCTACACACACCACTGATAGAAAATCTGTTCATGGAAAAACGTTCAACCTCAAAATATTGTTACACCAAAATATCAAATGTCACAAATAAAAATAGGCCGTGACACCAGAGCAGataaaagcacaataaaatatattaggTTTGACTATATAGGCAGCATTTTACCTAGTAATATTTATTTAGagtattttctttgcttttcttatTGCGAACATCTTATCTTATTGTGAGCAGAAATGTGCCTTAATgcttttcattagtttttaattaaattttaattcaaatttggTTGAACTACATGAGCTCCAattttttatgcctttttttcCCGTCAAAATAATTAACATATCACCGCGAGACATGTCGGAACTAAATAAATCAACTGTATAAGTGACCTGACCTATAACTATATACAGCCTAATGAACGCTATCATTTCTTAATAAGCTAGTCTGATTTCAAAGACAGGttcacacattttcattcaacATCACCAAATTAGAATAAAGAGTAAGCTCTTGCTCTAATAGGAGAGGTCCGCCGTTACACAGAAGGCAGTCTATTGTTTTGCAACAGGCGATTTTGCACGACTAAATGCCAAGGACGGGCTATCCTACAGGGCAGGCTAGTGGAAAATGCGGAGGtcctgtttttgattttgtttatacgttaaatatgaaatatactCATTTTTATTATATGCCTGAATAAACGCGGCAATTGTAGCTTGATTTGTTTCTATCAACCTGgtctgtatttattaatttatagtGGATAGTGACAGAGGAAATCAAAGCCTGGTATTAGAAAAAAAACCAACATTTACATTGCAGACCTGAGTCCTGTAGCTGCATATGGatataaaatcagattttttttaaagaggaggagggggtggtggCAGCTGCAGCCATACCATGTTCAGATCTCCGCTGCAGTAAGAGGCGGAGGCTCATTTGCACCGTCAGTACAATGTGGAGAACAAGCAGAGACAACCCAGCAGACAATAAACAAAGAGCGGCTCGCCATGTGCGCTGCAGCTGCAGtggcacacgcacacacacacacacacacacacagagctgcagtgaGACGTCATGGCCGCCAGGGGGTAGTGTAACCTCCGCAAACCACAGCAGAGACTGAGAAAGAGATGAATGAAATGTGTCCATGAAATGTCCCACTGGTGGTGAATGTGTTATCAAAGAGGGCAGAAGCTGTTCCTCGCCTCAGAAGTTATTTAAAGGTGACGCTTACGTTTTGTTACAGTTGTCGtcctttattttatcttttatctatTCGTAGGGTCTCCTACACAACTTATAGTGACACTATTGGCATATACTGTCTATATCTGTCCTAATACAAGCTGCAGCTGCTACTAACATGCATTTAAAACTGTGGGGGGGAGCTCAACACGAACACTATATAAAAGATGGAAACTTCTTTTTGAAAAAACAGCTtaaaatttactgtatatgcacagtACATCTTcatgttaacattttaacagGATGTGTAGTGTGAACTGATGTCAGGCCGGCTGGTAGTTCTCCAACCGCTCCAGCAAGACCTCGGAGTATCCAGGGGAGTAGTATCTGAAACAACACACCGAAAATACTGTGTTTTATACTGAAGGACAATTTGTCCTTTTTTACCATTATCACACAGATAGGGCTGAATTCTGCTTTTTAAATTAGCTTTTTACAAACCCAGTTTAACTTAAAGCATTGTGTTActcaataaaaatgcaaaaacaaaaaaagtatattaTGATGTTATTGGACAGGTTTTAGCTGACAGTGATTGGAAAGATGGGgtggagaaagaaaatagtACTAAAAACGTACTGCTGAGTCGGCACCCAGCTCTGAAATTACTGCTGTCTATATGGTCATGTGATCTGATCAGTCACTCTTAGATTACTGTTTATGTCTCTCAGTGGTGTTACATGCACAGGGTTTAGATGTCAACAAGGTATGTGTTTCagcgtgcatgtgtgagagaaaCACACCTGACTATCTCTTCAGGGAAACAGCTGTTGATGGCGTTGATGTGCTCCTGTAGAGGGGAGCCGGGCTCTGCCTCGATCTCTTGCACTTTCTTCAAACCCCCGCTGGTCACAAACAGACGGCGAGCCTTAGTGTCATGAGGCAGCACCTTTTGAGGGGAGGGACGGCAGAGTGTATAATACAGATAAAGAACCTTGACTCGCCAAAACTTGAAAAACtgacattcattttaaaatgcagattACTGATTCAGGTTGCTGGTCGTAGACTCGCTCACTCACCTTGCTGAACTGGCAGACTACATGTTTGAGGATGTTGCTTGGAACATCGTAGAGGAGGGGCTCCAGAACGGGGAGGTAGGTGCACTTCTGCAGGATGCTCTTCAGAGCCTTCTTACTCTGAAAAGAACAGGAGGAATGaaatatactgcatatacaACAATCATATAAAGCTTTTCACCATGTAACCCCTACCTTGACCTTTGATACCTGCTGACCGGTGACTCAAAATCTCTCAAACTATGGCTTTAAAAGAAGATTTGTCTTGTCCTATTTTAGTGCTTGCTAAGAATGCACAAAAGCCTCATTTCCATTACCGATAACAGATATTTGTGCCTCACTGTAAGTATAAGTTGAAAAAATATTGCCAAgctaatataacattttaattgaacTACTTATAGTCACTATTAGCCAAAAGTAAAAACTAGAAATCCAAaatctttctgtttttgagGAGTAAAACTTGAGCAAACAGTATTTTAGTACAGCTTAAGGCCTCATTACACAGTCTCAATGCAGATCTCTTACTTTGGCCTGCAGGTCCTCAGAGCTGCTGGCGTCCATGTAGAGTTCCAGCAGTTTGGGCAGCAGGTTAGCTGTGCCCACTGCCTTGGCATGCTCAGGGGTGTGATGACCTATCTGACCGATGGACCAGGCTGTGGCCGCCTTGATGTGATGTTCAGGCTCCTCGGACAGACACAGGGCCAGCTGTGGCACCCCCTGCAGGACAGGAGGACACACGGCACAGCAGGACCAGTTCACTTAATGTGACCTACATACTGGACAGGAGGGATATGTCTATGGTTTTAGCGGTGGGTTTAGCTGTCACATGGCTTGTTGAGGGCAATCAGAAGAGAGTTtaacaaccacacacatgcacaccttgGAGAGAATGACAGCCATGGCGAGGTTCTCAGTGTGAGCTGCCACATATCCCAGCATCATGATCCCCGGCAACCGCAGGTTTCCACGGCAATCACCCAGATAGTCGATCACTGCTGCCATGGCACCACAATTCACAATCACCTGGGACaactggaaacacacagacacacacacacacattgtgacTTTGTGTCCAGCCATACATGGTTgtgcctgtgagtgtgtgcagtaCCTCTGGCGTGTGTTTCACCACCTCCCTCATCAGGGTGGTGACGTTCTTCCTGACATACTCGTCTGGATCTCTGAGGCAGGCCACAGCTGCAGGGAAGATCTCAGCCTCTATCACCATCTCTGCCAGGCTGACCGAGTGCTTACTGATCTGACTGAGGGCTGAGAACACCTGCCTCTGGATGGagacaaaaacatgactgaatTATTTCCagattaattcacatttttgtaaaatcaATTACAGCTTCCcgttgtacatttttaaagctgaaatgttACTGTTCTTTATTAAATATCTAGTAATTTTGCTAGAATAgtacatttattaaatttaattcaGTTGACTTTCTCTGTAATTGTTTCTAAAGTTACAAAATCTACCTGCagtcaatattaatattattataataaaatattaatatttaacatttagacTGGTTACCAAAAAACATTCtttaaatttcttcttttttttttcaaggaaaGGTGCCACTTTTTCAGGTTTTCTAAGAGTCATGGAAACCAGACTTCTGTATGATTTGTTACTGTATTCCACCCTTTTGGCAGGTTTTATATCACTTATGTTTACTTGAAAATGTTGAGTTACTACAATGGTAATTTGTACTCAATGTACCCCAAAATACA from Siniperca chuatsi isolate FFG_IHB_CAS linkage group LG19, ASM2008510v1, whole genome shotgun sequence encodes the following:
- the spag6 gene encoding sperm-associated antigen 6, which gives rise to MSQRQIIQVFEQYQKSRMQFVQTVADLAARPQNIDILQNAGVMSMLRPLMLDAVPSIQQTAALALGRLADHSDDLAEAVVREDILPQLVHSLASQNRFYKKAAAFVLRAVAKHSPELSQAVVACGGVDALVLCLEEFDPGVKEAAAWALGYIARHNASLSQSVVDAGAVPLLVLCLLEPEMALKRIAASTLSDISKHTPELAQTVVDNGAIAHLAQMILNPDAKLKRQVFSALSQISKHSVSLAEMVIEAEIFPAAVACLRDPDEYVRKNVTTLMREVVKHTPELSQVIVNCGAMAAVIDYLGDCRGNLRLPGIMMLGYVAAHTENLAMAVILSKGVPQLALCLSEEPEHHIKAATAWSIGQIGHHTPEHAKAVGTANLLPKLLELYMDASSSEDLQAKSKKALKSILQKCTYLPVLEPLLYDVPSNILKHVVCQFSKVLPHDTKARRLFVTSGGLKKVQEIEAEPGSPLQEHINAINSCFPEEIVRYYSPGYSEVLLERLENYQPA